One genomic window of Ammospiza nelsoni isolate bAmmNel1 chromosome 4, bAmmNel1.pri, whole genome shotgun sequence includes the following:
- the CNGA1 gene encoding LOW QUALITY PROTEIN: cGMP-gated cation channel alpha-1 (The sequence of the model RefSeq protein was modified relative to this genomic sequence to represent the inferred CDS: substituted 1 base at 1 genomic stop codon) — MKVGVIETHHSHAIVPSVVVHDTSKDHGLMHEGGNRYARQQYLPGVFACYNINNNSNKDEXKKRKKEKKSKPEKKKDGDTQKTKEKKEKNKNKDKLKKKENTEEKKKDIFTIDPAGNIYYNWLFCITMPVMYNWTMIIARACFDELQHDYLVAWFIIDYVSDAIYIADMFVRTRTGYLEQGLLVKEEHKLREKYKKSFQFKLDFLSILPTDLLYFKLGLNYPELRINRLLRVARMFEFFQRTETRTNYPNIFRISNLVMYIVIIIHWNACVYYSISKAIGFGADTWVYPNTSDPEFARLTRKYVYSLYWSTLTLTTIGETPPPVRDSEYFFVVVDFLVGVLIFATIVGNVGSMISNMNAARAEFQARIDAIKQYMHFRNVSKDMEKRVIKWFDYLWTNKKAVDEREVLKYLPDKLRAEIAINVHLETLKKVRIFADCEAGLLVELVLKLQPQVYSPGDYICRKGDIGREMYIIKEGKLAVVADDGITQFVVLSDGSYFGEISILNIKGSKAGNRRTANIKSIGYSDLFCLSKDDLMEALTEYPDAKAMLEEKGKQILMKDGLLDIEIANLGSDPKDLEEKVAYMERAMDRLQTKFARLLAEYEGAQQKVKKRLTQIEKILKPVIEEEFAALEEADPSTDKPGLSKAE; from the exons ATGAAGGTAGGAGTGATTGAGACCCATCACTCCCATGCAATTGTTCCCAGTGTGGTAGTGCATGACACCAGTAAGGACCATGGACTGATGCATGAAGGGGGAAACAGGtatg ccAGGCAACAGTATCTACCTGGAGTTTTTGCATGCTACAATATTaacaataatagtaataaagATGAGTAA aagaaaaggaaaaaagaaaagaagag CAagccagagaagaaaaaggatggAGACACACAAAagaccaaagaaaaaaaggagaaaaataaaaataaagataagttgaagaagaaagaaaatacagaaga GAAGAAGAAAGATATTTTCACCATTGATCCAGCAGGAAATATATATTACAACTGGTTGTTTTGCATCACAATGCCTGTCATGTACAACTGGACCATGATTATTGCTAG AGCCTGTTTTGACGAGCTTCAGCACGATTACTTAGTGGCATGGTTTATTATTGATTATGTTTCTGATGCCATTTATATTGCTGATATGTTTGTGCGGACAAGGACAG gtTACCTGGAGCAAGGTCTTCTGGTGAAAGAAGAACATAAGCTACGAGAGAAATACAAGAAATCTTTTCAATTCAAATTAGATTTTCTGTCAATCTTACCAACTGATCTCTTATACTTTAAGTTAGGATTGAATTACCCAGAATTAAGAATAAACAGACTACTCAGAGTAGCTCGGATGTTTGAATTCTTCCAGAGAACAGAAACAAGAACAAACTACCCAAACATCTTCAGGATCTCTAACCTTGTCATGTACATTGTGATTATTATTCACTGGAACGCCTGTGTGTACTACTCCATCTCAAAAGCCATTGGATTTGGGGCTGACACGTGGGTCTACCCCAACACCTCAGATCCTGAATTTGCCCGCCTGACGAGAAAATATGTCTACAGTCTCTACTGGTCAACCCTGACCCTGACTACTATTGGTGAAACCCCCCCTCCTGTAAGAGATTCTGAGTATTTCTTTGTGGTTGTTGACTTCTTGGTTGGAGTACTGATCTTTGCTACCATCGTTGGTAACGTGGGCTCAATGATCTCCAACATGAATGCTGCCAGGGCGGAGTTCCAAGCAAGGATTGATGCTATCAAGCAGTATATGCACTTTCGGAATGTGAGTAAGGACATGGAAAAAAGAGTTATAAAGTGGTTTGACTACCTGTGGACAAACAAAAAGGCTGTGGATGAAAGGGAAGTCTTGAAGTACCTGCCAGATAAACTAAGAGCAGAGATTGCAATCAACGTTCACCTTGAAACGCTAAAAAAAGTTCGGATTTTTGCGGACTGTGAAGCGGGTTTGCTGGTTGAACTGGTTTTGAAACTCCAGCCCCAAGTATACAGTCCTGGAGATTATATTTGCAGAAAAGGAGATATTGGACGAGAGATGTACATTATCAAAGAAGGCAAGCTGGCAGTAGTTGCTGATGATGGAATTACCCAATTTGTGGTCCTAAGTGATGGCAGCTACTTCGGAGAAATCAGCATTCTTAACATCAAGGGTAGCAAAGCTGGCAATCGAAGAACAGCCAATATTAAAAGTATTGGATACTCAGACTTGTTTTGTCTGTCTAAAGATGATCTCATGGAGGCTTTAACAGAGTATCCAGATGCAAAGGCTATGCTGgaagaaaaaggcaaacaaatCCTAATGAAAGATGGGTTGCTGGACATTGAAATTGCAAATTTAGGAAGTGATCCTAAAGATCTGGAAGAGAAGGTCGCCTACATGGAACGTGCTATGGACAGGTTGCAAACAAAGTTTGCCAGGTTGTTGGCTGAGTATGAAGGTGCACaacagaaagtgaaaaaaagacttacacaaatagagaaaatattgaAGCCAGTTATAGAGGAAGAATTTGCAGCCTTAGAAGAAGCAGATCCATCCACAGATAAACCTGGATTGtcaaaagcagaataa